The genomic stretch CCGGCGTGTTCAGCGGATGACGGACACCGCCTACGATCTTGCCTCCCGAACTCTCGACGAATGTTGTGATGTCGCGCTGCATGGCCTGACCGAAAGCGTAGTCGGCCGCCAGAATGAACCAACTCTTGTATCCCTTTGACGAGAGGCCGGAGACCAGTCCCTTGGACAGCGAGTAGGTATCATACGTCCACGCTATCCCGGTCGGAGAACAAGACTTGCCGGTCAGATCGGACGTGCCCGGCCCGGACATCAGGAACACGCGTTTCTTTTCGCGAGTGATCTCCTGGACGGCCAATCCGACGGAAGAAGTCGGCACGTCGGCGATGGCATCCACGCCGTCTTGGTCGATCCACTTCCTGACGATGGCCGAACCCACATCAGGCTTGTTCTGGTGGTCGGCAAAGATCACCTTGATCGGCCTGCCCAGCACAGTTCCGCCGAAGTCTTCTACCGCCATCTGCGCTGCGATGACGGACCCTTGCCCGGTGATGTCTGAATAAAGGCCGGACTGATCATTGAGCACTCCAATCTTCACCGCATCGTCGGAAATCTGGCTGAAAGCCTGTCCTGACGAAAAAATCGGCCCGCCGAGAACGGTGGCGGCAGAAAAAAGCGTGCGCGATCCGATCATTTGTTTCCTCCCTGATGAAGGCCGGACTCGTGCCATGGAGGCGAAGTTCTGTCAAATTTCGCATGATATATAAAATATGAATTCTGACGAAATTGAGAAAATGTAGTTGAATCAATGCGTAAACTTATTCGTGCCGGCCTTGCTTCCTGTAATTTCGCATGATAGGCAACATGCCAATATCACTTTGACAGTGCTTGATGATGCAGATGTTCGAAAATCCAACCTCTCAAATCGCCTCGAATGGACCTTCCTCGGTCCGGCGGGAGTTCCATTTCGAGGGGCAGGCGGAGAGGGTCGTGAAGTGTTTCGCGGACCGTCCCGCGACGCTGGACGATCTATTCACTTCGGCCGCCCGACGGTTTCCTGACGGCGAAGCCCTCGTAGCGGGGTCCGATCGTCTCTCCTACCGAGATCTCGACGTGCGGGTGAGCCTGGTCGCGTCAGGAATTCGATCTCTGGGACTGAAGGACGGCCAACGTGTCGCCTTCGCTCTCGGAAACCGCATCGAGTTCGTGGAGATGCTTTTGGCCTGCGCGAGGATCGGGGTCGTCGCCGTCCCCCTGAATATCCGCATGCGCCATAGAGAGATACTGCATGCGCTGCGCGATTCGGGGGCGACTGCAATCGTGTTCGAAACGGCGTTGACGGATCAGATCCCGCCAGTGTCGGAGACGCCCGCGTGTCGCATCCGTATCGTCGTGGGGGATGGAAACGGCGAGTCGCTTGCCTATCAAGCGGCGTTCTCCGATCGTGAGTTGTCGAATTTCGTCGCCACGCCCGCGGCGGAAGAGGCGGTGTCGGCGATCGTCTACACGTCCGGCACCACCGGCAAGCCAAAGGGAGCTTCGATCACGCAGATCGGCTTCATTCATTCGGCGATGTCCTTCGAAAGAGTTGCTGAGTTGAAGCAGGGGGACCGCAGCGTTGTCGCCGTTCCTGCGAGCCACATCACTGGTATGGCTGCCGTCATCTATCCGGTCCTGCATGTCGGGGGCTGCCTTGTTCTGATGCCCGAGTTTCGGGCGGCCGATTTCGTGGACCTAGCGGTCGCAGAGAAATGCACATATGCATTCCTGGTGCCGGCTATGGTCAATCTCGTCCTGATGAAGGTCGATCTCTCGGGCCGAGACCTGACCGCCTGGAGGCTGGTCGCCTTCGGCGGTGCGCCTATGCCACCCGCAACGATAGATGCAATTGCCGCGACGCTTCCGCGACTGAAGTTGCTCCACGCCTACGGTGCGACCGAAACGACGGCCGCCGTAACGGCGACGATGGTACCTTCCGATTCCAGTCGGCTTCGGCAGCAAAGCATCGGCCGGGCACTGCCGTGCGCAGAAATCAGGATCATGGACGAAATCGGCCGCGAAGTCCTCGCCGGACGGTCCGGCGAATTATGGATCGGCGGACCGAGCGTCATTGCGTCGTACTGGGGTAACCCGCAAGGCTCCGAGGATAGTCTGCGTGGCGGCTTCTGGCGTTCGGGAGACGTCGGCTGGGTAGACGACGACGGCTACGTCTTCATCGGCGACCGCAAGAAAGACATGATCAACAGGGCCGGGTTCAAGATCTACTCGACCGAGGTCGAGGCCGTACTCATGAACCATCCGCTCGTTGACTTCGCGGCCGTGGTCGGCCGCCCAGACCCAGTCCTTGGCGAAAAGTCGCACGCATTCGTGGTCGGCAGCATCGGCTCCGAGCTGGAAACGATACGGGATTACTGCGCCACACAACTCTCAGACTACAAGATACCGGATGCGTTCACGGTAATCGACGGCGAAGATCTTCCCAGAAACGCCTCGGGAAAGGTCTTGAAGGCCGCATTGCGTGAGCGACTCCTAGCGGAACAGCCGAACGTCAAGGCCTGAAGGCCGATCAACGAACAGATAAGAAAGCTCGAAACAATGAAGCCCGACACCCAAGATTGGCACCGCCTGGCGAAAACGCTCGTCTTTAGAAGCGACGCTTTCATCGACGGAAAATACGTGAAGGCGGTGTCGGGCGAGACATTCGAATGCCGAAGTCCCATAGATGGAGGCGTCCTGACCACGGTCGCGGCCTGCGCGGAAAGGGATGTCGATCTCGCTGTCGCGGCGGCCCGTCGGGCCTTTGATGCGGGCGTCTGGCGTGACATGCCGCCGAAGGAAAGAAAGAAGGTGCTGTTTCGGCTCGCCGATCTCCTCGTTGATAACAGCGAAGAGCTCGCGCTGCTCGAAACGCTCGATATGGGCAAGCCGATCCGCTTTTCCGCTGCGGTCGACATCCGGACGGCTGCCAACTCCATCCGATGGTCGGCCGAAGCGATTGACAAGCTTTACGGCGAAATTGCTCCGACAGGGCCGCAGGTGCTCGCTTTGGTCAATTGGGAGGCGATCGGCGTCGTCGGCGTCGTCGTGCCGTGGAACTTCCCCCTGATCATGGCCGCCTGGAAAGTGGGACCTGCGCTGGCTGCCGGCAATAGCGTGGTGTTGAAGCCTGCTGAGCAATCGCCACTGTCGACGATCTTTCTCGCCGAGTTGGCGGTTCAAGCCGGAATTCCCGCCGGCGTATTGAACGTCGTGCCCGGCTTCGGACAGACGGCTGGGAAGGCGATTGGTCTACATTCGGACATCGATTTCGTGGGCTTCACGGGTTCGACCGAGGTAGGGAAGCTGTTTCTCAGCTATTCGGGTCAATCGAATATGAAGGGTCTGAGCTTGGAGTGCGGGGGCAAGTCTCCGAACATCGTATTCGCTGACGCTCCTAACTTGGACGTAGCAGCCAAAGCCGCAGCTTTCGGCATCTTCTTCAACCAAGGAGAGATGTGTACGGCGGCGTCGAGGCTGCTCGTCCAAAAGAGCATCAAAGACGAATTCCTCGAGAAGGTGATAACGATCGGCAAGACGATGCAAGCCGGCGATCCGCTCGATCCGAAGGTTAAAATGGGCGCGATAGTCGACGAGCGGCAGATGCATCGCGTTCTCGGCTACATCAGGAGCGGCGTGAACGCGGGCGCGCGCCTCGCCCTGGGAGGCAATCAAGTCAGGTCGGAGACAGGCGGCTTCTACGTCGAGCCGACTATATTCGATGACGTGGCATCGGAAATGACGATCGCGCGCGACGAAATCTTTGGACCGGTATTGTCCGTCCTGGCCTTCGATGACGCCAACGACGCGCTTCGGATCGCAAACGATACGATCTACGGTCTCGGCGCCGGCGTGTGGACGAAGGATTTCGCCACGGCACACCAAGTTTCTCGCAAGCTGCAGTCCGGGACGGTTTGGGTCAATTGCTACGACGCAAGCGATGACACCGTGCCTTTCGGAGGCTTTAAGCAGTCCGGCATCGGGCACGACCGATCGATGCATGCGCTCCGAAAATTCTCCCAGATGAAGACGACTTGGATGAACATCTCTGCCTGAGAAGACGAACCGGGAGAAATCAAAATGACCAAGCGCGCAGAGCAGAAAGTCGAAACGCGAACCCGCATCGTCGACGCGGCGGCGAAACGCTTCCTTATCGATGGAATAGAGGGGGCGACGATCTCGAAGGTCTTGGGGGACGCGGGACTGACGCACGGGACCTTCTATGCCCACTTCCAGTCGAAGGAAACCTTGCTCGCCGAAGCTTTCTTGACCGCCGCAGCCGAGACCTCCGAACGGTGGATCGTGGGAGTTTCGGACCTGTCGACGAACCAAGGTATCGGCCTTCTTCTCGCGCGGGCTCTCGGAAATGCTCATCTGAAGCACCCCGAAACAGGTTGTCCCTTCGTGGCTGCTGGTTCGGAGATCTGGAGAAGCCACAACGAGATTCGTAAGGCCTATGAGGAGGGGATGCTCGCTGTAGCTGCCAAAGTTGCCGACTCGCTAGGGGACCAAGCGGACGTCGACCACGCCATCGCAATCCATGCGATCTGCATCGGAGGGCTAACTATGGCCCGTTCCGTCGCAAGCGAAGAAGTCTCACTGAGAGTGCTCAGGGCGTGCCGGCAATTCGTGCTCAAGAGATTGCAGAAGAGCGCGGAAGCATAACGATTGGAGACCGGAATGGCGATCGAAGACCTCAATGTAAAAGACCTCGAAGCGTTGCCGGACGACGCGCCTGTGTTGATGCTCAACCTTGTGCGTCTGAAGGAGAAGGCTTCGAGCGGCGAAGGGTCAGGCTGGGACGCGTATCTAAGATACAGCGCGGCGACCGCCCCAATGATCAAGGCTCGCGGCGGCACCATTGTCTGGGCTGGAAAAGCGGAAGCCGTCGCGTTGGGCGTCGCCCAGAACAACGTCTGGGATTTCGTCGCGCTAGTCCGATATCCC from Bradyrhizobium sp. Ash2021 encodes the following:
- a CDS encoding class I adenylate-forming enzyme family protein, with the protein product MKCFADRPATLDDLFTSAARRFPDGEALVAGSDRLSYRDLDVRVSLVASGIRSLGLKDGQRVAFALGNRIEFVEMLLACARIGVVAVPLNIRMRHREILHALRDSGATAIVFETALTDQIPPVSETPACRIRIVVGDGNGESLAYQAAFSDRELSNFVATPAAEEAVSAIVYTSGTTGKPKGASITQIGFIHSAMSFERVAELKQGDRSVVAVPASHITGMAAVIYPVLHVGGCLVLMPEFRAADFVDLAVAEKCTYAFLVPAMVNLVLMKVDLSGRDLTAWRLVAFGGAPMPPATIDAIAATLPRLKLLHAYGATETTAAVTATMVPSDSSRLRQQSIGRALPCAEIRIMDEIGREVLAGRSGELWIGGPSVIASYWGNPQGSEDSLRGGFWRSGDVGWVDDDGYVFIGDRKKDMINRAGFKIYSTEVEAVLMNHPLVDFAAVVGRPDPVLGEKSHAFVVGSIGSELETIRDYCATQLSDYKIPDAFTVIDGEDLPRNASGKVLKAALRERLLAEQPNVKA
- a CDS encoding aldehyde dehydrogenase; this encodes MKPDTQDWHRLAKTLVFRSDAFIDGKYVKAVSGETFECRSPIDGGVLTTVAACAERDVDLAVAAARRAFDAGVWRDMPPKERKKVLFRLADLLVDNSEELALLETLDMGKPIRFSAAVDIRTAANSIRWSAEAIDKLYGEIAPTGPQVLALVNWEAIGVVGVVVPWNFPLIMAAWKVGPALAAGNSVVLKPAEQSPLSTIFLAELAVQAGIPAGVLNVVPGFGQTAGKAIGLHSDIDFVGFTGSTEVGKLFLSYSGQSNMKGLSLECGGKSPNIVFADAPNLDVAAKAAAFGIFFNQGEMCTAASRLLVQKSIKDEFLEKVITIGKTMQAGDPLDPKVKMGAIVDERQMHRVLGYIRSGVNAGARLALGGNQVRSETGGFYVEPTIFDDVASEMTIARDEIFGPVLSVLAFDDANDALRIANDTIYGLGAGVWTKDFATAHQVSRKLQSGTVWVNCYDASDDTVPFGGFKQSGIGHDRSMHALRKFSQMKTTWMNISA
- a CDS encoding TetR/AcrR family transcriptional regulator, encoding MTKRAEQKVETRTRIVDAAAKRFLIDGIEGATISKVLGDAGLTHGTFYAHFQSKETLLAEAFLTAAAETSERWIVGVSDLSTNQGIGLLLARALGNAHLKHPETGCPFVAAGSEIWRSHNEIRKAYEEGMLAVAAKVADSLGDQADVDHAIAIHAICIGGLTMARSVASEEVSLRVLRACRQFVLKRLQKSAEA
- a CDS encoding DUF1330 domain-containing protein encodes the protein MAIEDLNVKDLEALPDDAPVLMLNLVRLKEKASSGEGSGWDAYLRYSAATAPMIKARGGTIVWAGKAEAVALGVAQNNVWDFVALVRYPSRAAFIDMMTSDEYVQSANPHRVDGVVEHVIVATRETYSKLKGL